Proteins from one Loktanella sp. M215 genomic window:
- a CDS encoding LysR family transcriptional regulator, translated as MDSWDEIRTAFQVARAGTVSGAAETLGVHHATVIRHIDALEGRLGVKLFQRHARGYTATEAGTDLLRVAQATDEQFTQLAGRIKGLGEGVRGSLVVTSLASLGPILMPVLVGFQREYPEIRLQFLTGDRVLRLEYGEAHVAIRAGKQPSEPDNVVQSLVTQRMALVASDDYIAHYGMPADEDDLKNHVFVSHVEEPHRAPFFRWLHEKVGPERMVLRATDMRVMTDAILKGAGIGFMSELELPLHPEVKRVMPSRDEWAAQLWLVTHVDLHRSVKVQTFLSYLKAHTTDWSD; from the coding sequence ATGGACAGCTGGGACGAAATCCGTACGGCCTTTCAGGTGGCGCGCGCCGGCACGGTCAGTGGGGCGGCAGAGACCTTGGGCGTTCACCACGCCACGGTGATCCGCCATATCGACGCGCTTGAAGGGCGGTTGGGCGTGAAGCTGTTCCAGCGTCATGCGCGCGGCTACACCGCGACCGAGGCTGGCACCGACCTGCTGCGCGTCGCACAGGCCACGGACGAGCAGTTCACGCAATTGGCAGGCCGGATCAAGGGCTTGGGCGAGGGCGTGCGCGGCAGTCTGGTCGTGACCTCCCTGGCGTCTTTGGGGCCGATCCTGATGCCCGTGCTGGTCGGGTTCCAGCGGGAGTATCCCGAAATCCGCCTGCAGTTCCTGACCGGCGACCGGGTCCTGCGGCTGGAATACGGCGAGGCGCATGTGGCGATCCGGGCGGGCAAGCAACCGTCGGAGCCTGACAATGTCGTGCAGTCGCTAGTTACCCAGCGCATGGCACTGGTCGCGTCCGACGACTACATCGCGCATTACGGCATGCCCGCGGATGAGGATGACCTGAAGAACCACGTCTTCGTCAGCCATGTCGAAGAACCGCACCGCGCGCCCTTCTTCCGCTGGCTGCACGAAAAGGTCGGGCCAGAGCGGATGGTGCTGCGCGCGACCGACATGCGGGTGATGACCGATGCCATTCTGAAAGGCGCCGGCATCGGCTTCATGTCGGAACTGGAGCTGCCGCTGCACCCGGAGGTGAAGCGCGTGATGCCATCGCGCGACGAATGGGCGGCGCAGCTGTGGCTGGTGACGCACGTCGATCTGCACCGCAGCGTGAAGGTCCAGACCTTCCTCAGCTATCTCAAGGCGCATACGACCGACTGGTCCGACTGA
- a CDS encoding chorismate mutase, whose amino-acid sequence MTDDTTRAAEILKDHRASIDRLDAILVYTLGERFKHTQAVGRLKAEHALPPSDPTREATQIARLTHLADQADLDPEFAKKFLNFIIQEVIHHHEQHKS is encoded by the coding sequence GTGACCGACGACACGACCCGCGCCGCCGAGATCCTGAAGGATCACCGCGCCAGCATCGACCGGCTGGATGCGATCCTTGTCTATACGCTGGGCGAGCGGTTCAAGCACACACAGGCCGTGGGCCGGCTGAAGGCGGAACACGCCCTGCCGCCCTCGGACCCCACGCGCGAGGCGACGCAGATCGCCCGCCTCACCCATCTTGCGGATCAGGCCGATCTGGACCCTGAATTCGCCAAGAAATTCCTGAATTTCATCATTCAGGAAGTCATCCACCACCACGAACAACACAAATCCTGA
- the rpsP gene encoding 30S ribosomal protein S16, with product MAMKIRLARGGSKKRPYYSIVAADSRMPRDGRFKEKLGTYAPMLAKDDENRVKMDMERVQYWLDQGATPTDRVARMLEAAGTLPKKDRANLKKGEPGKQAVKRAEEKAAKQKAIDDAANAPKEAPSEETTEEAAAQE from the coding sequence ATGGCCATGAAAATTCGTCTCGCCCGCGGCGGCTCCAAGAAGCGCCCCTATTATTCCATCGTCGCCGCCGACAGCCGCATGCCGCGCGACGGCCGCTTCAAGGAGAAGCTGGGCACCTACGCACCGATGCTGGCAAAAGACGACGAGAACCGCGTCAAGATGGACATGGAGCGCGTGCAGTACTGGCTGGATCAGGGTGCGACCCCGACCGACCGCGTCGCCCGCATGCTGGAAGCTGCCGGCACCCTGCCCAAGAAGGACCGCGCCAACCTGAAAAAGGGTGAGCCGGGCAAGCAGGCCGTGAAGCGCGCCGAGGAAAAGGCCGCCAAGCAGAAGGCCATCGACGACGCCGCTAACGCGCCGAAAGAGGCGCCTTCCGAAGAGACCACCGAAGAGGCCGCAGCACAAGAGTAA
- a CDS encoding DUF1328 domain-containing protein — protein sequence MLGWIVTLLVIAAIAALLGFGRISGAALTGAKILIFVVLIVFLLFLFGLIALV from the coding sequence ATGCTGGGCTGGATCGTTACCCTCCTCGTGATCGCCGCGATCGCGGCACTCCTCGGGTTCGGCCGGATTTCGGGGGCCGCGCTGACCGGCGCCAAGATCCTGATCTTCGTCGTGCTGATCGTCTTCCTTCTGTTCCTGTTCGGCCTGATCGCACTGGTCTGA
- a CDS encoding GNAT family N-acetyltransferase, which translates to MTIHPWEQPPAGQAAIAADRIVQALPRIASDRTFLRGPHMEDFDVFADLVTSDRGRYVSGPLTREGAWDDFIQLTASWILRGCGLWTVEHQDDKRVLGFVLLGHETGDPEPELGFLFTEEAEGEGYAFEASEKARNNAWNALSFETLVSYIDPDNDRAIALAKRLGAEKGPGAIHDGCEVWRYARPEYDL; encoded by the coding sequence ATGACCATCCACCCCTGGGAACAGCCCCCCGCCGGACAGGCCGCCATTGCCGCCGACCGCATCGTGCAGGCGCTGCCGCGCATCGCATCCGACCGCACCTTCCTGCGCGGGCCCCACATGGAAGACTTCGACGTCTTCGCCGATCTGGTGACCTCCGACCGTGGCCGCTACGTGTCCGGCCCGCTGACCCGCGAAGGCGCCTGGGACGATTTCATCCAGCTGACCGCCAGCTGGATCCTGCGCGGCTGCGGGCTGTGGACGGTCGAGCATCAGGACGACAAGCGCGTGCTGGGCTTCGTGTTGCTGGGCCACGAGACCGGCGATCCAGAACCCGAACTGGGGTTCCTGTTCACCGAAGAGGCCGAGGGCGAAGGCTATGCCTTTGAAGCCTCCGAGAAGGCGCGCAACAATGCCTGGAACGCGCTGAGCTTCGAGACGCTGGTCAGCTATATCGACCCGGACAATGACCGCGCGATTGCGCTGGCAAAGCGTCTGGGTGCCGAAAAGGGGCCCGGCGCAATTCACGACGGCTGCGAAGTCTGGCGCTATGCCCGGCCGGAGTATGACCTGTGA
- a CDS encoding DoxX family protein, producing MKIIITLLRAALTVAFLYFGLRKLTSGAADVAIYDAIGFGQWPRYVTGTVEVLGAIGLWVPGVQGFAALLLMATVMTGTLALLLFTTLPFWHLILLTVACAAVAYAYAAQIGARLPRA from the coding sequence ATGAAAATCATCATCACGCTCCTCCGCGCCGCCCTTACCGTGGCCTTCCTCTATTTCGGTCTGCGCAAGCTGACCTCCGGCGCCGCTGACGTCGCGATCTACGATGCCATCGGTTTCGGCCAATGGCCGCGCTATGTGACGGGCACGGTCGAGGTGCTGGGCGCCATCGGCCTGTGGGTGCCCGGCGTGCAAGGGTTCGCCGCCCTGCTGTTGATGGCCACGGTCATGACGGGGACGCTCGCGCTGCTGCTCTTCACGACGCTGCCATTCTGGCACCTGATCCTGCTGACCGTCGCCTGTGCCGCCGTCGCCTATGCCTACGCCGCCCAGATCGGCGCCCGCCTGCCCCGCGCTTGA
- a CDS encoding GNAT family N-acetyltransferase has translation MKTPAAPTLQTGRLILRRPAPGDWPAFRDFMMSDRATFFHQQGNLGSIWRSFAAELGHWDIFGCGMWAVTLRGDDTALGLIGPWTPPDWPETEIGWMIFDAATEGTGIASEAARASLTHAFNVLGWTTAVSYIHPDNTRSVALAEKLGAVRDPKAPRPANYDDSAVWRHHAPNTDH, from the coding sequence ATGAAGACGCCCGCCGCTCCCACCCTTCAGACCGGCCGCCTGATCCTGCGTCGCCCTGCCCCGGGCGACTGGCCGGCGTTCCGCGACTTCATGATGTCGGACCGTGCCACATTCTTTCACCAGCAGGGCAACCTCGGCAGCATCTGGCGCAGCTTTGCCGCCGAACTGGGCCATTGGGACATCTTCGGTTGCGGCATGTGGGCCGTGACCCTGCGCGGCGACGATACCGCGCTGGGCCTGATCGGCCCCTGGACGCCGCCCGACTGGCCGGAAACCGAAATCGGCTGGATGATCTTCGATGCCGCCACCGAAGGCACCGGCATCGCGTCCGAGGCTGCCCGCGCGAGCTTGACCCATGCCTTCAACGTGCTGGGCTGGACCACCGCGGTCAGCTACATCCACCCGGACAATACCCGGTCCGTGGCCCTGGCCGAGAAATTGGGCGCCGTCCGCGATCCCAAGGCCCCGCGCCCCGCCAACTACGACGACAGTGCCGTCTGGCGGCACCACGCGCCCAACACCGACCACTGA
- the rimM gene encoding ribosome maturation factor RimM (Essential for efficient processing of 16S rRNA) — MTTTTDPKVIVGRLSGSFGVRGEVRLKSFCADPEAIADYTPLTTDTGLTFAQVVLTGQIKGGFTARLDGVVTKEDADALTNVDLYALRSALPAPADDEYYYADLEGLTVLDTGGATLGRVVRVVDHGAGDLLDIAVPGQSETVLLPFTQALVPTVDLTTRRIIADPPEGLFPAP; from the coding sequence ATGACCACCACAACCGATCCGAAAGTCATCGTGGGCCGCCTGTCGGGGTCCTTCGGCGTGCGCGGCGAGGTGCGGCTGAAATCCTTCTGCGCCGACCCCGAGGCCATCGCGGATTATACGCCGCTGACCACCGACACCGGCCTGACCTTTGCGCAGGTCGTGCTGACCGGGCAGATCAAGGGCGGCTTTACCGCGCGCCTTGACGGCGTGGTGACCAAGGAAGACGCCGACGCGCTGACCAATGTCGACCTTTACGCCCTGCGCAGTGCCCTGCCAGCGCCCGCGGACGACGAATACTACTACGCCGATCTGGAAGGTCTGACCGTGCTGGACACCGGCGGCGCGACGCTGGGCCGGGTGGTGCGGGTCGTGGATCACGGCGCGGGCGATCTGCTGGACATCGCCGTGCCGGGACAGTCGGAAACAGTGCTGCTGCCCTTTACGCAGGCACTGGTGCCCACGGTCGATCTGACCACGCGCCGGATCATCGCGGACCCGCCCGAAGGCCTCTTTCCCGCGCCATGA
- the aroC gene encoding chorismate synthase: MSVNSFGHLFRFTTWGESHGPALGATIDGCPPGVPLEPAMIQQWLDKRRPGQNRNMTQRNEPDAVEILSGVYEGRTTGTPIQLMIRNTDQRSKDYGDILNTFRPGHADITYHQKYGLRDPRGGGRSSARETAARVAAGGVAREVIASLVPDLQITGYMVQMGEKTIDRSRFDWDQIGQNDFWCPDPVAAKEFEAYLDWLRKDDHNSVGAVIEVVARRVPAGIGAPVYAKLDTDLAAAMMSINAVKGVEVGDGMAVAALTGRENADEIFLGNDGLPMYSSNHAGGILGGISTGQDVVVRFAVKPTSSILSPRKSITMDGKPTEVVTKGRHDPCVGIRAVPVGEAMMACVILDHILLDRGQTGGVRGRIG; encoded by the coding sequence ATGTCGGTCAATTCCTTCGGTCACTTGTTCCGCTTCACCACATGGGGCGAAAGCCACGGCCCGGCCTTGGGTGCCACCATCGACGGCTGCCCGCCGGGCGTGCCGTTGGAGCCTGCGATGATCCAGCAGTGGCTGGACAAGCGCCGCCCCGGCCAGAACCGGAACATGACCCAGCGCAACGAACCCGATGCGGTGGAAATCCTGTCCGGCGTCTACGAAGGCCGCACGACCGGCACGCCGATCCAGCTGATGATCCGCAACACCGATCAGCGGTCCAAGGATTACGGCGATATCCTGAACACCTTCCGCCCCGGTCACGCCGACATCACCTATCACCAGAAATACGGGCTGCGCGATCCACGCGGCGGCGGCCGGTCGTCGGCCCGCGAAACGGCGGCGCGGGTCGCGGCGGGTGGCGTGGCGCGCGAGGTCATTGCCAGCCTCGTGCCCGACCTGCAGATCACGGGCTACATGGTGCAGATGGGCGAAAAGACGATCGACCGCAGCCGGTTCGACTGGGACCAGATCGGACAAAACGACTTCTGGTGCCCCGATCCTGTCGCGGCCAAGGAATTCGAGGCCTACCTCGACTGGTTGCGCAAGGATGATCACAACAGCGTCGGCGCGGTGATCGAGGTCGTGGCGCGGCGCGTGCCTGCGGGCATCGGCGCGCCGGTCTATGCCAAGCTCGACACGGACCTTGCCGCCGCGATGATGAGCATCAATGCCGTCAAGGGCGTCGAGGTCGGAGACGGCATGGCCGTCGCGGCCCTGACCGGGCGCGAGAACGCGGACGAGATCTTCTTGGGGAACGACGGGCTGCCGATGTATTCGTCCAACCACGCGGGCGGTATCCTGGGCGGGATCAGCACCGGGCAGGACGTGGTCGTGAGGTTCGCGGTCAAGCCGACATCGTCGATCCTGTCACCGCGCAAGTCGATCACGATGGACGGCAAACCGACGGAAGTGGTTACCAAGGGCCGCCACGACCCTTGCGTCGGCATCCGCGCCGTGCCCGTGGGCGAGGCGATGATGGCCTGCGTGATCCTCGATCACATCCTGCTCGACCGCGGCCAGACCGGCGGGGTGCGTGGCCGGATCGGCTGA
- the ffh gene encoding signal recognition particle protein produces MFENLSDRLSGVFDKLTKQGALSDDDVKTALREVRTALLEADVSLPVARDFVAAVQAKATGQAVTKSITPGQQVVKIVHDELERVLTGDTDPGALKIDNPPAPILMVGLQGSGKTTTTAKLAKRLKEREGKRVLMASLDTNRPAAMEQLAILGVQIGVDTLPIVKGETPVQIAKRAKIAASLGGYDVYMLDTAGRLHIDAELIAQAAAVRDIANPRETLLVVDGLTGQDAVNVAQEFDDKIGVTGVVLTRMDGDGRGGAALSMRAITGKPIRFVGLGEKMDAIETFEPSRIAGRILGMGDIVALVEKAQATIEAQQAEKMMKRFQQGRFNMNDLKMQLEQMLKMGGMEGMMGMLPGMGKMSKQMDAAGIDDSILRRQIALINSMTKKERANPDLMAASRKKRIAKGAGLEVSELNKLVKQHRQMADMMKKMGKGGMLKNAMKQMMGKGGGMPDMNDPAAMQEAAKALQGKMPAGGMGGLPGLGGGGMKLPAGLSGFGKKK; encoded by the coding sequence ATGTTCGAGAACCTATCAGACCGCCTGTCAGGCGTCTTCGACAAGCTGACCAAGCAGGGTGCGCTGTCCGACGACGACGTGAAAACCGCCCTGCGCGAGGTGCGCACCGCCCTGCTGGAGGCTGACGTCTCGCTGCCCGTCGCGCGCGACTTCGTCGCCGCCGTGCAGGCCAAGGCGACCGGTCAGGCCGTCACCAAGTCGATCACCCCCGGCCAGCAGGTCGTCAAGATCGTCCATGACGAGCTGGAGCGCGTGCTGACCGGCGACACCGATCCCGGCGCGCTGAAGATCGACAACCCGCCTGCGCCGATCCTGATGGTCGGGCTGCAAGGCTCCGGCAAGACCACGACCACCGCCAAGCTGGCAAAGCGCCTGAAAGAGCGTGAGGGCAAGCGCGTGCTGATGGCCTCCCTCGACACCAACCGCCCCGCCGCGATGGAACAATTGGCGATCCTCGGCGTGCAGATCGGCGTCGACACCCTGCCCATCGTCAAGGGCGAAACCCCCGTCCAGATCGCCAAACGCGCCAAGATCGCGGCCAGCTTGGGCGGCTACGACGTCTACATGCTCGACACTGCGGGCCGTCTGCACATCGACGCCGAACTGATCGCGCAGGCCGCCGCCGTCCGCGACATCGCCAACCCGCGCGAGACGCTGCTGGTGGTGGACGGCCTGACCGGTCAGGACGCGGTCAACGTCGCGCAGGAATTCGACGACAAGATCGGCGTCACCGGCGTCGTGCTGACCCGGATGGACGGCGACGGTCGCGGCGGTGCCGCCCTGTCCATGCGCGCCATCACCGGCAAGCCGATCCGCTTCGTCGGCCTTGGCGAAAAGATGGACGCGATCGAGACCTTCGAGCCGTCGCGCATCGCCGGCCGCATCCTTGGCATGGGCGACATCGTCGCCCTCGTCGAAAAGGCGCAGGCCACGATCGAGGCGCAGCAGGCCGAAAAGATGATGAAGCGGTTCCAGCAGGGCCGGTTCAACATGAACGACCTCAAGATGCAGCTGGAACAGATGCTCAAGATGGGCGGGATGGAAGGCATGATGGGCATGCTGCCCGGCATGGGCAAGATGTCCAAGCAGATGGACGCCGCCGGCATCGACGATTCGATCCTGCGCCGCCAGATCGCCCTCATCAACTCGATGACCAAGAAGGAACGCGCCAACCCCGACCTGATGGCCGCCAGCCGCAAGAAGCGGATCGCCAAGGGCGCAGGCCTTGAGGTCAGCGAGTTGAACAAGCTGGTCAAGCAGCACCGCCAGATGGCCGACATGATGAAGAAGATGGGCAAGGGCGGGATGCTCAAGAACGCGATGAAGCAGATGATGGGCAAGGGTGGCGGCATGCCCGACATGAACGACCCCGCCGCCATGCAAGAGGCCGCAAAAGCCCTGCAAGGCAAGATGCCCGCCGGGGGCATGGGCGGCCTCCCCGGCCTCGGCGGCGGCGGCATGAAATTGCCCGCCGGCCTCTCCGGCTTCGGCAAGAAGAAATAA
- a CDS encoding alpha/beta hydrolase: MPSLPQRLATLNARLVQKPLLALVGSPYILRRLFTLNAVIGVRTPKGLTLEPVQLGRRTCTLCDMGQPHNHGTLLYIHGGAFMLGNLRGYRHLVARLGQAAGMRAVFLNYRLAPEHPFPAGLDDAEAAWRALAADPASGPLALAGDSAGGNIALALLGRILAKGLPMPAAVAALCPVTDLRLQNPSLTTNRRHDPLVSTRWGARGVAAYLNGADPAQPDASPILGDFHGAPPVLIHTDTTEVLYDDARLMARHLRAQDVDVTLTESTGLPHVWHMNVGRTPEADASVAAVGAFLAKHAARATSAS, from the coding sequence ATGCCGTCATTGCCCCAACGCCTTGCCACGCTGAACGCCCGCCTGGTGCAAAAGCCGCTTCTGGCGCTGGTCGGCAGCCCCTACATCCTGCGTCGCCTGTTCACGCTCAACGCGGTCATCGGCGTCCGCACGCCCAAGGGACTGACGCTGGAACCTGTGCAACTGGGGCGGCGGACCTGTACCCTGTGCGACATGGGCCAGCCCCACAACCACGGCACGCTGCTTTACATCCACGGCGGCGCCTTCATGCTGGGCAACCTGCGCGGCTATCGCCATCTGGTGGCCCGCCTGGGGCAGGCGGCGGGCATGCGCGCGGTATTTCTCAACTACCGCCTCGCGCCGGAACACCCCTTCCCCGCGGGCCTCGACGATGCAGAGGCCGCGTGGCGCGCCCTTGCGGCCGATCCCGCGTCGGGACCGCTGGCACTGGCGGGCGACAGCGCGGGCGGCAATATCGCACTGGCCCTGCTGGGGCGGATCCTCGCCAAGGGATTGCCGATGCCCGCCGCCGTCGCGGCGCTGTGCCCGGTGACGGACCTGCGGTTGCAGAACCCGTCGCTGACCACGAACCGGCGTCACGACCCGCTGGTGTCGACCCGCTGGGGTGCCCGCGGCGTCGCCGCCTATCTGAACGGCGCGGATCCCGCGCAACCGGACGCCTCGCCGATCCTGGGCGATTTCCATGGTGCACCGCCCGTGCTGATCCATACGGACACGACAGAGGTGCTTTATGACGACGCCCGCCTGATGGCCCGCCATCTGCGCGCGCAGGACGTCGATGTGACCCTGACCGAAAGCACCGGCCTGCCCCACGTCTGGCACATGAACGTCGGCCGCACGCCAGAGGCGGACGCCAGCGTCGCCGCCGTCGGTGCGTTTCTGGCAAAGCACGCGGCGCGCGCTACCTCCGCTTCATGA
- a CDS encoding PRC-barrel domain-containing protein, with the protein MQSEHNLIDSSRVNGTEVYGADRQQIGHIDHLMIDKQSGNVAYAVMNFGGFLGMGEEHQPLPWKSLRYDTGLGGYVTDLTKDQLTGAPERSDTWDRDRDYEARLHDYYGLAPYWI; encoded by the coding sequence ATGCAGAGCGAACACAATCTGATCGATTCCAGCCGTGTGAACGGCACCGAAGTCTATGGCGCGGACCGCCAGCAGATCGGTCATATCGACCATCTGATGATCGACAAGCAGTCCGGCAACGTCGCCTATGCGGTGATGAACTTTGGCGGGTTTCTGGGCATGGGCGAAGAGCATCAGCCGCTGCCGTGGAAATCCCTGCGCTATGATACCGGGCTGGGTGGATACGTCACCGACCTGACCAAGGACCAGCTGACCGGCGCGCCGGAACGGTCCGACACCTGGGACCGCGACCGCGACTACGAGGCACGGCTGCACGACTATTACGGTCTGGCGCCCTACTGGATCTGA
- the trmD gene encoding tRNA (guanosine(37)-N1)-methyltransferase TrmD has product MTDTPPPRALGRKTIRPTLRPQELMTDAPDLAGVWTAQILTLLPDAFPGILGDSLLGRALKDDLWQLQVTDLRRYGEGKHRNVDDTPAGGGAGMVLRADVLEKALHDVRRGARGNMPLIYLSPRGRPMTQALMQKLSQADGVTLLCGRFEGIDERVIDHFDMIEVSLGDFVMTGGEIAAMALIDATVRLIPRVLGNQLSTVEESFSDGLLEHPHYTKPADWHGRTIPDVLLSGHHGRITDWRRAQAERLTKERRPDLWRAYCATHGRDPDEDTEL; this is encoded by the coding sequence ATGACCGATACACCGCCCCCCCGCGCCCTTGGCCGCAAGACGATCCGCCCGACCCTGCGCCCGCAGGAGCTGATGACCGACGCGCCGGACCTTGCCGGCGTCTGGACAGCACAGATCCTGACGCTGCTGCCCGATGCCTTTCCCGGCATTCTGGGCGACAGCCTGCTGGGCCGCGCCCTGAAGGACGACCTGTGGCAATTGCAGGTCACGGATCTGCGCCGGTATGGCGAGGGCAAGCATCGCAACGTCGACGACACCCCCGCAGGTGGCGGTGCGGGCATGGTCCTGCGCGCCGACGTGCTGGAAAAGGCGCTGCACGACGTGCGCCGCGGTGCGCGGGGCAACATGCCGCTGATCTACCTCTCGCCCCGGGGCCGCCCCATGACGCAGGCGCTGATGCAAAAGCTGTCGCAAGCCGACGGCGTCACCCTGCTCTGCGGCCGGTTCGAGGGCATCGACGAGCGTGTGATCGACCATTTTGATATGATCGAGGTGTCCTTGGGCGACTTCGTGATGACTGGTGGAGAGATCGCGGCAATGGCCTTGATTGACGCGACGGTCCGTCTTATACCCCGCGTGCTTGGGAATCAGCTGTCCACGGTCGAAGAGTCGTTCTCTGACGGGTTGCTGGAACACCCCCACTACACGAAACCCGCCGACTGGCACGGCCGCACCATACCTGACGTTCTTCTGTCGGGCCACCATGGACGGATCACCGACTGGCGACGGGCACAGGCCGAAAGGCTGACAAAGGAACGCAGACCTGACCTCTGGCGGGCTTATTGTGCGACGCACGGTAGGGACCCGGATGAAGACACAGAGCTCTAG
- a CDS encoding dicarboxylate/amino acid:cation symporter codes for MADATTTPSGGDGKMSLTMKIMLAMGLGILVGVVFNTVNMPFINDYVVAGFFGMIGKMFVNALKMLVVPLVFFSLIGGVAGIGDVRVLGRVGTKSFGLYIFTTALAITVALVLATLIGPGKGFDMTGIDASGISAAEAPSVWNVFAAIVPTNPIAAFASGEMLQVIFYTVILGIAVLMLGDRSKPFVEACDYMNEVMMKIVDLVMRAAPYGVFALIAKTFAEQGLGLFLPVIAYVLTLVGALFIHLFLTLPGMLKLLTGLSPITFMKKMRPAQIFAFSTASSNATIPVTYQCTTERVGVDESVASFCIPFGATINMDGTAIMQGVATVFLANVYGIDLGLMGYLTVIGMAVLASIGTAGVPGVGLVMLTMVLTQVGLPIEGIAIILGVDRLMDMIRTAVNITGDAIVTTIVAKGEGKIDLAIFDNPDAGTTGEGEAHLPDHAIA; via the coding sequence ATGGCGGACGCAACAACCACACCTTCGGGCGGCGACGGAAAGATGTCGCTGACCATGAAGATCATGCTGGCGATGGGCCTCGGAATCCTTGTCGGCGTCGTCTTCAACACGGTCAACATGCCTTTCATCAACGACTACGTCGTTGCCGGATTCTTTGGCATGATCGGCAAGATGTTCGTCAACGCGCTCAAGATGCTGGTCGTGCCGCTGGTGTTCTTCTCTTTGATCGGCGGTGTCGCCGGGATCGGCGATGTCCGCGTGCTGGGCCGGGTGGGGACGAAGTCCTTCGGCCTTTACATCTTTACCACCGCGCTCGCGATCACCGTGGCACTGGTGCTAGCCACGCTGATCGGACCCGGCAAGGGGTTCGACATGACCGGCATCGACGCCAGCGGGATTTCGGCCGCAGAGGCGCCGAGCGTCTGGAACGTCTTCGCCGCGATCGTCCCCACGAACCCGATTGCAGCCTTCGCGAGTGGCGAAATGCTGCAGGTCATTTTCTATACGGTGATCCTTGGCATAGCGGTCCTGATGCTGGGCGACCGGTCCAAGCCGTTCGTCGAGGCCTGCGATTACATGAACGAAGTCATGATGAAGATCGTCGATCTGGTCATGCGGGCGGCCCCCTACGGCGTCTTCGCCCTGATCGCCAAGACGTTTGCCGAACAGGGTCTGGGCCTGTTCTTGCCCGTGATTGCCTATGTGCTGACGCTGGTGGGTGCCTTGTTCATTCACCTGTTCCTGACGCTGCCCGGCATGCTGAAGCTGCTGACGGGCCTTAGCCCGATCACCTTCATGAAGAAGATGCGCCCGGCGCAGATCTTTGCTTTCTCGACGGCGTCGTCGAACGCCACGATCCCCGTCACGTATCAGTGCACGACGGAACGTGTGGGGGTGGATGAAAGCGTTGCGTCCTTCTGTATCCCCTTCGGTGCGACGATCAACATGGACGGCACCGCGATCATGCAGGGCGTGGCGACGGTGTTCCTCGCCAATGTCTATGGCATCGACCTTGGCCTGATGGGCTACCTCACGGTCATCGGCATGGCGGTCCTCGCCTCCATCGGCACCGCCGGTGTGCCGGGGGTGGGCCTTGTCATGCTGACGATGGTGCTGACGCAGGTCGGCCTGCCGATCGAGGGGATCGCGATCATCCTGGGCGTCGACCGCCTGATGGACATGATCCGCACGGCGGTGAACATCACCGGCGACGCGATCGTGACGACCATCGTCGCCAAGGGCGAAGGCAAGATCGACCTTGCGATCTTCGACAACCCCGATGCCGGCACCACCGGCGAGGGCGAGGCGCATCTGCCGGACCACGCCATCGCCTGA